A single window of Halobacillus naozhouensis DNA harbors:
- a CDS encoding YceD family protein: MKFPLQKLNQAGDDPFVFEDDVDIRELEDMNNDIRRISPVHVEGQARRHGDDISVTFSIKGEMVLACARTLVDVEYPFQIEAREEFNLSPYYEEEDESEIHPISGEMLDLTPYIKENVLLEVPTRVFSDDQEAHDQALTEGKGWQVVTEEPEEKKVDPRMAKLQSLLNEEENNE; the protein is encoded by the coding sequence ATGAAATTTCCTCTACAAAAACTAAACCAGGCGGGCGATGATCCGTTTGTTTTTGAGGACGATGTAGACATTCGCGAATTAGAGGATATGAATAACGACATTCGCAGGATTTCTCCTGTTCATGTAGAAGGTCAAGCCAGAAGACACGGCGATGACATCTCCGTCACGTTCTCCATTAAAGGCGAAATGGTTTTGGCATGTGCAAGAACATTAGTCGACGTGGAATATCCTTTTCAAATTGAGGCGCGGGAAGAATTCAACCTGTCTCCCTATTACGAAGAGGAAGATGAAAGTGAGATTCACCCGATTAGTGGAGAAATGCTTGACTTAACGCCTTATATCAAGGAAAATGTACTATTAGAGGTTCCAACTCGGGTATTTTCAGATGATCAAGAGGCACATGATCAAGCTCTTACAGAGGGTAAGGGCTGGCAGGTGGTTACAGAGGAACCGGAGGAGAAGAAAGTGGATCCTCGAATGGCTAAGCTGCAATCATTATTGAATGAAGAAGAAAATAACGAATAA
- the rpmF gene encoding 50S ribosomal protein L32 yields the protein MAVPKRKTSKKVKNQRRTHKKLHVPGMVECQNCGEYTKPHHVCKSCGQYDGKQVVEQ from the coding sequence ATGGCAGTACCTAAGCGTAAAACATCCAAAAAGGTAAAAAACCAACGTCGTACTCATAAAAAACTTCACGTACCTGGTATGGTAGAATGCCAGAACTGTGGAGAGTATACAAAACCACACCATGTTTGCAAATCTTGTGGACAGTATGATGGAAAGCAAGTGGTTGAACAGTAA
- a CDS encoding enoyl-CoA hydratase/isomerase family protein, which produces MQKKIFANIMDYITRKGSKRMEQVTLTVHNYGCAVITLNRPDKMNAVTKQMAEELLEAIEQARTVEHVKCLVIRGAGDRAFCTGGDLTELHGDLTSEEAYHVLSPMKQVLHELVCFPVPTFAFLNGQARGGGCEIATACDFRYGLADGSYGFVQGQLGITPGWGGGEILYKRISSNAAAHWLMDAKMYTAARALEIGWLHKIVDKQDMDEKELLRPFLEKSLEQLHVFKQQYVQRLALDGLSQQMDEEVQQCARLWESEGHVEAVRRFTSSRKN; this is translated from the coding sequence ATGCAAAAAAAGATATTTGCTAATATCATGGACTATATCACACGCAAAGGGAGCAAACGTATGGAACAAGTAACGCTGACTGTACATAATTACGGATGTGCTGTGATTACACTAAATCGTCCGGATAAAATGAATGCGGTTACAAAGCAGATGGCTGAAGAACTCCTGGAGGCCATAGAACAAGCAAGGACCGTCGAACATGTAAAGTGTCTCGTTATCCGCGGCGCAGGGGACCGTGCGTTTTGCACAGGAGGAGACTTAACAGAACTGCATGGAGATTTAACAAGTGAAGAGGCTTATCACGTCCTTTCACCTATGAAACAGGTGCTGCATGAGCTGGTCTGTTTTCCGGTCCCAACCTTCGCATTTCTCAATGGCCAGGCACGCGGCGGAGGGTGCGAGATTGCAACTGCCTGTGACTTTAGATACGGCTTAGCTGATGGAAGCTATGGATTTGTTCAAGGGCAGCTTGGCATCACACCGGGATGGGGTGGCGGTGAGATTTTATATAAGCGGATCTCATCTAATGCTGCTGCCCATTGGTTAATGGATGCTAAGATGTACACGGCAGCCCGGGCCCTTGAGATTGGCTGGTTACATAAGATCGTAGACAAGCAGGACATGGACGAGAAGGAGTTACTTCGTCCTTTTTTAGAAAAATCGCTGGAACAACTGCATGTCTTCAAGCAGCAATACGTGCAAAGGCTGGCTTTAGATGGGTTATCACAGCAAATGGACGAGGAAGTCCAGCAATGTGCCAGACTATGGGAATCTGAGGGGCACGTGGAAGCCGTGAGAAGGTTCACATCTTCCAGAAAAAACTGA
- a CDS encoding RsfA family transcriptional regulator — translation MDAPRQDAWKGEEDVLLAQTVLRYIRDGRTQLEAFQEVAEQLKRTPAACGFRWNATVRKDYQKDIREAKQNRKSRSVLAQTALQRETPISFDDAISFLKEMKTSQHSSHDHEQLQSRLHQLNEDNVKLKDQLKELEEAWSEMEKFVTYVKKSRPQTYT, via the coding sequence ATGGACGCCCCAAGACAAGATGCCTGGAAGGGTGAAGAAGATGTACTTCTAGCCCAAACAGTGCTGCGCTATATCCGGGATGGAAGAACCCAGCTGGAAGCCTTTCAAGAGGTAGCGGAGCAGCTGAAGCGAACCCCCGCTGCGTGTGGGTTTCGATGGAATGCTACAGTAAGAAAGGATTATCAGAAGGACATTCGTGAAGCGAAGCAAAATAGAAAATCCAGATCTGTACTTGCACAAACAGCTTTACAAAGGGAGACGCCCATTTCATTTGATGATGCCATTTCTTTTCTGAAAGAGATGAAAACGAGTCAGCATTCATCGCATGATCATGAACAGCTCCAAAGCCGGCTGCATCAGTTAAATGAAGATAACGTAAAATTAAAGGATCAGCTGAAGGAGCTGGAAGAAGCGTGGAGTGAAATGGAGAAGTTTGTGACCTATGTGAAGAAAAGCAGGCCGCAAACCTACACATAA
- a CDS encoding N-acetyltransferase, with protein MMTKLKVQPLLVNYKTLEEFKRFKEYGNQELTMLEDLESNIVENDSESPFFGVYFGNALAARMSLYRVHAKYDHYFNPPQDYLELWKLEVLPDYRNQGYGKALVDFAKSFNLPIKTNPRIKSHSFWEKMDFQKAHYDVERDLGENPLIWMPSGVKEREV; from the coding sequence ATGATGACAAAATTAAAAGTTCAGCCATTATTAGTTAATTATAAAACATTAGAAGAATTTAAGCGGTTTAAGGAATATGGAAATCAGGAATTAACAATGCTTGAAGATCTTGAGAGCAATATTGTGGAGAATGACAGCGAGTCACCTTTTTTTGGAGTCTATTTTGGAAACGCTTTAGCAGCCAGGATGAGTCTTTATCGTGTACACGCTAAATACGACCATTACTTTAATCCTCCACAGGACTACTTGGAGCTTTGGAAATTAGAAGTGCTCCCAGACTATCGTAACCAAGGATATGGAAAAGCATTAGTAGATTTCGCGAAGAGCTTTAACTTACCTATCAAGACTAATCCACGAATTAAATCCCATTCTTTCTGGGAAAAAATGGACTTCCAAAAAGCTCATTACGATGTCGAACGGGACCTTGGTGAGAATCCATTGATCTGGATGCCTTCTGGTGTAAAAGAAAGAGAAGTCTGA
- a CDS encoding 2-dehydropantoate 2-reductase yields MEVGIIGGGAIGLLIASHLHEVHKVTLYVKREEQREALNRNGVFCSSLRHTAYVDVQLFTGQRMEHDLVILAVKQQSLGSVIDNLSTEAALLFLQNGMDHLEPISNLSNPCLIGIVEHGALKERDTDVLHTGKGKIVIAAHHGLEAIEDWAARLSTAEFPFVTGQAYFPILAKKLVVNTVINPLTALFHVNNRALMDNPSIQSLAKQLCKEACHVLDLSYSEQWERVAAVAYNTGENQSSMLQDIRLGRKTEVDAICGYIVKSAKGEAPFHEFVMEAIHALEIQSDRGEAL; encoded by the coding sequence ATGGAAGTGGGAATCATTGGCGGTGGTGCAATTGGGTTACTGATAGCCTCACACTTACATGAAGTACATAAGGTGACCCTATACGTGAAAAGGGAAGAACAGCGTGAGGCTCTAAACAGAAACGGTGTGTTTTGTTCATCGTTACGTCATACTGCCTATGTGGATGTTCAGTTGTTTACAGGTCAGCGAATGGAACATGATCTCGTCATACTTGCTGTTAAACAGCAGTCATTAGGTTCGGTCATCGACAACCTGAGTACAGAAGCTGCATTACTTTTTCTCCAAAATGGGATGGACCACCTCGAACCCATTTCAAATCTATCTAATCCATGCCTGATCGGAATCGTTGAGCATGGGGCTCTCAAGGAAAGGGATACGGATGTTCTTCATACGGGAAAAGGGAAGATCGTGATAGCCGCTCATCATGGTCTGGAAGCGATCGAAGATTGGGCAGCTAGATTATCAACTGCTGAGTTTCCGTTTGTAACGGGACAAGCGTACTTTCCGATTCTGGCTAAAAAACTGGTAGTGAACACGGTCATCAATCCCTTGACAGCTCTTTTCCACGTGAACAATAGGGCGCTTATGGACAACCCTTCAATTCAATCATTAGCTAAACAGCTTTGTAAGGAAGCGTGCCATGTTCTTGATTTGTCCTATTCTGAGCAATGGGAACGGGTTGCGGCTGTTGCATACAATACGGGCGAGAATCAATCGTCGATGCTTCAAGATATTAGGCTCGGAAGGAAAACCGAAGTGGATGCAATTTGTGGGTATATTGTGAAGTCAGCTAAAGGAGAGGCGCCTTTTCATGAGTTTGTAATGGAAGCCATTCATGCACTGGAAATACAATCGGATAGAGGAGAAGCGTTATGA
- a CDS encoding DUF3397 domain-containing protein — protein sequence MTNAFIYMIAALVTMPLLFLWISYFIAMKWHRSKKKAVRQCTQYTVPFLVLGIHVLLLVLFEESYLSWIIIFLLVILSLSVIIQYKIYEEVQLGRTFKVFLRLSFVMLLAVYMGLTVYGLAGRMLL from the coding sequence ATGACGAATGCTTTCATCTATATGATTGCCGCTTTAGTAACTATGCCGCTGCTATTTTTATGGATTAGTTATTTTATTGCTATGAAATGGCATCGTTCTAAGAAAAAGGCCGTTCGGCAGTGCACGCAGTATACTGTTCCGTTTCTAGTATTAGGTATTCACGTTTTGCTGCTTGTTTTATTTGAGGAGAGTTATTTGTCCTGGATCATAATTTTTTTACTGGTCATTCTAAGCTTGTCTGTTATTATTCAGTATAAAATTTATGAAGAAGTTCAGCTGGGGCGGACATTCAAAGTATTTCTGAGGCTTAGCTTTGTAATGCTGCTGGCCGTGTATATGGGCTTGACGGTGTATGGGCTAGCTGGCAGGATGCTTCTTTGA
- the bshC gene encoding bacillithiol biosynthesis cysteine-adding enzyme BshC produces MRIDPVKLNQKNVLVNDYFHHYKNVEDKFEYNPHHEDTLRKRADYVQERTYNRDGLADTLTEMNEQWGAPSRTFTSIEKLRDNKTMAVVAGQQAGLLTGPLYTVHKIISVIQLAKQQEKQLGTPVAPVFWIAGEDHDFAEINHVMMKSEQRMKKIQLQLQADQKASVSDLPFDREAVDSWLQKVFAEVKETEITRDFYQTVVRHMHQSSSYSEFFARLLYQLFSEEGLIIVDAHHQSIRQLESGYFEQMIDENETIAAGVSAAIQRNRQQGYPVSLDSEADDAHLFYHHRGERVLLTRNEEGTFHGKKNEVEKTKAELLQIARETPWQLSNNVVTRPLMQEFLFPVLSFIGGPGEISYWSVLKPAFQALELQMPPVYPRLSFTLIDRKAEASLAELQLDVKQVLERGTASEKVKWLAATSNPPIERISEQVKHEMEDIHQPLREKASELGPDLEALAEKNLGYLKQMVEFLEHRMLQSIEEKYEHEMKTFKELDLLLHPEGGLQERVWSITPWVNTYGMDVFKRINDHHLSFTHTHYVVYV; encoded by the coding sequence ATGCGAATCGATCCCGTCAAACTAAATCAGAAGAATGTTTTAGTAAACGATTATTTTCATCATTATAAAAATGTGGAAGATAAATTTGAATACAATCCTCATCATGAAGATACCCTACGAAAACGAGCCGATTATGTGCAGGAGCGCACATACAATCGTGATGGCCTGGCTGATACGCTCACAGAGATGAATGAGCAGTGGGGAGCCCCGTCCCGAACCTTTACCTCGATTGAAAAGCTCCGGGATAACAAAACGATGGCTGTAGTGGCTGGTCAGCAGGCCGGGCTGTTGACAGGGCCGCTGTACACGGTTCATAAAATTATTTCAGTGATTCAGCTCGCGAAACAACAGGAGAAGCAGCTTGGAACGCCCGTGGCTCCAGTCTTTTGGATCGCTGGAGAAGACCATGACTTTGCTGAGATTAACCATGTGATGATGAAGAGCGAACAAAGAATGAAGAAAATTCAGCTGCAGCTACAGGCTGACCAGAAAGCTTCGGTGTCAGATCTGCCTTTTGATCGCGAAGCTGTAGATTCCTGGTTACAGAAGGTCTTCGCTGAAGTAAAGGAAACAGAAATCACTCGCGATTTTTATCAAACAGTGGTCAGGCACATGCATCAATCCTCGAGCTATAGCGAGTTCTTTGCGCGTCTGCTCTATCAGCTGTTTAGTGAAGAGGGGTTAATTATCGTTGATGCACATCATCAGAGCATTCGTCAACTGGAATCTGGGTATTTTGAGCAGATGATTGATGAAAATGAAACCATTGCAGCAGGTGTCTCGGCAGCAATTCAGCGAAATAGACAGCAAGGCTATCCAGTGTCATTAGATAGTGAGGCAGACGATGCTCATTTGTTCTACCATCACAGAGGGGAACGAGTTTTGCTTACGAGAAACGAAGAGGGAACCTTTCATGGCAAAAAGAATGAAGTGGAGAAGACAAAAGCCGAACTGCTTCAAATCGCCAGGGAAACACCGTGGCAGTTAAGTAACAATGTGGTTACAAGACCTCTTATGCAGGAATTCTTGTTTCCTGTACTGTCCTTCATTGGCGGCCCAGGTGAAATCAGCTATTGGTCTGTACTCAAACCAGCTTTTCAGGCACTGGAGTTACAAATGCCGCCTGTGTATCCGCGATTATCTTTTACGCTGATTGATCGAAAGGCTGAAGCATCGCTTGCAGAACTGCAGCTGGATGTGAAGCAAGTTCTTGAACGTGGGACTGCGAGTGAGAAGGTGAAGTGGCTGGCGGCAACGAGCAATCCGCCTATTGAACGCATAAGTGAGCAGGTTAAACATGAAATGGAAGACATTCACCAGCCGCTCCGTGAAAAAGCCTCTGAACTCGGGCCTGATCTTGAAGCGCTGGCGGAGAAGAATTTAGGTTATCTCAAGCAAATGGTGGAGTTTTTAGAACATCGTATGCTTCAATCGATTGAAGAAAAATACGAACATGAAATGAAGACATTTAAAGAGCTGGATCTGCTGCTTCACCCCGAAGGAGGATTACAGGAAAGAGTGTGGAGCATTACCCCGTGGGTAAACACATACGGAATGGATGTATTTAAGCGGATCAATGACCATCATCTTTCCTTTACTCACACGCATTACGTGGTGTATGTGTAA
- the mraZ gene encoding division/cell wall cluster transcriptional repressor MraZ, whose protein sequence is MFMGEFQHNIDTKGRIIVPSKFRDELQDGFVLTRGLDQCLFAYPMNEWKLLEEKLKKLPLTKKDARAFTRFFLSGAVECEVDKQGRINIPPPLRKHALLDKECVVIGVSNRIEFWSKDQWETYFEASEESFSEIAENMLDFDI, encoded by the coding sequence ATGTTCATGGGCGAATTTCAACATAACATTGATACCAAAGGACGAATTATCGTACCTTCTAAATTTCGTGATGAACTCCAGGACGGCTTTGTGCTGACAAGGGGTTTGGACCAGTGTTTATTTGCCTATCCTATGAATGAGTGGAAGTTGCTTGAAGAGAAACTGAAAAAGCTTCCATTAACGAAGAAAGACGCCCGTGCCTTCACAAGGTTTTTCTTATCGGGGGCTGTTGAATGTGAAGTGGATAAACAGGGAAGAATTAATATCCCTCCACCGCTTCGAAAGCATGCATTGCTCGATAAGGAATGTGTTGTAATTGGTGTTTCTAACCGTATTGAATTCTGGAGTAAGGATCAGTGGGAAACGTATTTCGAAGCATCCGAAGAATCTTTCTCTGAGATTGCAGAAAATATGCTTGATTTTGATATTTGA
- the rsmH gene encoding 16S rRNA (cytosine(1402)-N(4))-methyltransferase RsmH translates to MFEHYSVLKEETIKGLHIRPNGVYVDCTLGGGGHSEEIASRLGEGGQLIAFDQDEHALEAARERLAPYREQITFVHANFRQLEEKVAELGYDQVDGIVYDLGVSSPQLDVAERGFSYHNDAPLDMRMNQSDELSAWHVINEWSYEHLVRIFFKYGEEKFSKQIARKIEAAREQQAIETTDQLVDLIKEGIPAPARRKGGHPAKRVFQAIRIAVNDELGAFQDTLHQAARVVGVEGRIAVITFHSLEDRLCKQTFKKWSSNPPLPKNIPVIPEDKQPPFTLITRKPITADNHELEDNRRSRSAKLRVVEKVKPWSEEFKFEEGWKQT, encoded by the coding sequence ATGTTCGAACATTATAGTGTGTTAAAAGAAGAAACGATTAAAGGGTTACATATCCGGCCGAACGGTGTGTATGTAGATTGTACATTGGGTGGGGGAGGACACTCGGAAGAGATCGCTTCCCGGCTCGGGGAAGGCGGGCAGTTAATCGCCTTTGACCAGGATGAGCATGCACTCGAAGCGGCGCGTGAAAGATTAGCCCCTTATCGTGAACAAATCACCTTTGTTCATGCCAACTTCAGGCAATTGGAAGAGAAAGTGGCAGAACTGGGCTACGACCAGGTGGATGGCATCGTTTATGACCTTGGTGTTTCAAGCCCGCAGCTTGATGTGGCTGAGCGAGGGTTCAGTTATCACAATGATGCTCCTCTTGATATGAGGATGAACCAGTCAGATGAATTATCAGCTTGGCATGTGATTAATGAATGGTCCTATGAGCACCTCGTTCGCATCTTCTTTAAATATGGAGAAGAAAAATTTTCTAAACAGATTGCCAGAAAAATCGAGGCAGCCCGAGAACAGCAGGCGATAGAAACGACAGATCAGCTTGTAGACCTCATTAAAGAAGGGATTCCGGCTCCGGCACGAAGAAAAGGCGGCCACCCTGCTAAACGAGTGTTTCAGGCGATCAGGATTGCTGTCAATGACGAGCTGGGAGCTTTTCAAGATACATTGCATCAGGCAGCCAGAGTGGTAGGGGTGGAAGGACGAATCGCTGTTATCACATTCCATTCACTTGAAGATCGTTTGTGCAAACAAACCTTTAAGAAATGGAGTTCGAACCCACCATTGCCTAAGAATATTCCGGTTATTCCGGAGGACAAGCAGCCTCCGTTTACCTTAATTACAAGAAAACCGATTACAGCTGACAATCATGAGCTTGAAGACAATAGACGGTCGCGATCAGCCAAGCTTCGTGTAGTAGAAAAAGTAAAACCATGGTCAGAAGAATTTAAATTTGAAGAAGGGTGGAAGCAAACATGA
- the ftsL gene encoding cell division protein FtsL, which produces MSTERVRDLQQPVQEPNKKQQPKVKIHKKQWISTGEKFLYSAFTGVVVAASIFMVNFTSSTDTLNRNIQELEQEVKQQAAHNETLAYQVKELSNPDRILEIAKEHGLDIQNAKVKQAGYLGN; this is translated from the coding sequence ATGAGCACTGAAAGAGTAAGAGATTTGCAACAGCCTGTACAAGAACCGAATAAGAAACAGCAGCCTAAAGTAAAAATCCATAAAAAGCAATGGATCAGTACAGGAGAAAAGTTTTTATACAGCGCTTTTACAGGAGTCGTTGTCGCTGCTTCTATCTTTATGGTTAACTTTACCTCTTCGACTGACACCTTAAACCGAAATATTCAGGAACTTGAACAAGAAGTGAAACAGCAGGCAGCACATAATGAAACTCTTGCCTACCAGGTGAAAGAGTTAAGTAACCCGGACCGTATCCTCGAAATTGCCAAAGAACATGGCTTGGATATCCAGAATGCCAAAGTTAAGCAGGCTGGTTACCTAGGAAACTAA
- a CDS encoding penicillin-binding protein encodes MKSPNTHKGAALLIILFSIMFLIIAGRFLYIETTAEVEGVNLEKWAENSRTTSYQLDASRGKIFDKNGMVLAYDRPTFRLYAIVDPAFTTNEEDPKHVDDIEETASKLAPILDMDAAEMAETMEEAQEAGRFQVEFGSKGREIPRKTMKKIKEMNLSGIKFDQRSKRYYPNGKFASNIIGFAQTKNGHINGVTGVEKQMEEYLEGEKGKISYKRDKYGVKLLDPNEILKPPDDGESVHLTIDQKIQTFLEDAMTSVQEQYKPKKIMAAVMDPDTGQILAMSNRPSYNPNDIGDVENWYNDVISYPFEPGSTMKMFTWAAAIEEGVYNGKEQFKSGSYDIGEDYKAIHDHNYDGWGKISFNEGFRRSSNVAAAILAMEKIGPQTFREYLSDFHFDQKTGIDLPGEAKGKILYKWPIEKVTTSFGQGTTTTPIQLMTAATSIANDGKMMRPYVLSKITGSDSDKTIKISEPEVIGEPISADTAKKMRDLLGSVVTGEHGTGAPYKLGDYSVAGKTGTAQIPGPNGGYMTGRENYIFSFLGMAPKKDPELLMYVAVQQPELEPTETGSEPVSYIFNTVMENSLHYLDINPDKNNDQQVKTQELKDVTNMSTKDAVAQLQKTYEHVSVVGNGGKVEATLPEAGTTTLNGERIIVITDQPKMPDLTGWSLRDVQRLADYFNLKMETMGSGYVVKQSIAKGSKLKDDGYLVVELSPPE; translated from the coding sequence ATGAAAAGTCCCAATACACATAAAGGTGCCGCTTTGTTGATCATTCTCTTTTCAATCATGTTCCTTATTATTGCCGGGCGTTTTCTGTATATTGAAACAACGGCTGAAGTAGAAGGGGTTAACCTGGAAAAATGGGCTGAAAACAGTCGAACAACCTCCTATCAGTTAGACGCAAGCCGCGGTAAAATTTTTGACAAAAATGGAATGGTGCTGGCGTATGACCGTCCCACCTTTCGCTTATATGCCATTGTTGATCCTGCTTTTACAACTAATGAAGAGGATCCTAAACATGTGGATGATATTGAGGAAACAGCATCGAAGCTGGCTCCAATATTAGATATGGATGCTGCAGAGATGGCCGAGACGATGGAGGAAGCTCAGGAGGCTGGAAGATTCCAGGTTGAGTTTGGAAGCAAAGGCCGGGAGATCCCCCGTAAGACTATGAAAAAAATAAAGGAAATGAATTTAAGCGGAATAAAGTTTGATCAAAGATCTAAGCGGTATTATCCAAACGGAAAATTCGCCTCGAACATCATCGGTTTTGCTCAGACGAAAAACGGGCATATCAACGGTGTAACTGGTGTTGAAAAGCAGATGGAGGAATATTTAGAAGGCGAAAAAGGTAAGATTTCTTATAAACGTGATAAATATGGAGTCAAGCTTCTGGATCCGAACGAAATATTGAAGCCGCCGGATGATGGGGAAAGTGTCCATCTCACCATTGACCAGAAGATCCAAACCTTCTTGGAAGATGCGATGACTTCTGTCCAGGAACAGTACAAGCCGAAGAAAATCATGGCAGCTGTCATGGACCCGGATACCGGGCAAATTTTGGCCATGAGTAATCGGCCAAGTTATAACCCGAATGATATTGGTGATGTGGAGAACTGGTACAATGACGTCATTTCCTACCCATTTGAACCAGGATCTACCATGAAAATGTTCACTTGGGCCGCCGCGATTGAAGAAGGGGTCTATAATGGGAAAGAGCAATTTAAATCCGGTTCGTATGATATCGGAGAGGATTACAAAGCCATTCATGATCACAATTACGACGGATGGGGAAAAATCTCATTTAACGAAGGGTTCAGACGTTCCTCTAATGTGGCTGCAGCTATTTTAGCAATGGAAAAGATTGGACCACAGACATTTAGAGAATATCTGTCCGACTTCCATTTTGATCAGAAAACAGGCATTGACCTGCCTGGCGAAGCTAAAGGCAAGATCCTTTACAAGTGGCCGATTGAGAAAGTGACGACATCATTTGGACAGGGTACAACAACGACACCTATCCAATTGATGACAGCCGCTACCTCTATTGCGAATGACGGTAAAATGATGCGTCCGTATGTGCTTTCCAAAATTACCGGAAGTGATTCTGATAAAACGATTAAAATAAGTGAACCTGAAGTGATTGGCGAACCGATCTCTGCTGACACTGCCAAGAAAATGCGTGATTTATTAGGCAGTGTGGTTACAGGCGAACATGGGACAGGGGCACCGTATAAATTAGGTGATTATTCTGTGGCCGGTAAAACCGGTACAGCGCAAATTCCGGGTCCAAATGGCGGGTACATGACTGGAAGAGAGAACTACATCTTCTCATTCCTTGGAATGGCGCCTAAAAAGGATCCTGAACTCCTCATGTATGTGGCTGTACAGCAGCCAGAGCTTGAGCCGACTGAGACTGGGTCTGAGCCTGTGTCTTATATCTTTAATACCGTCATGGAGAACAGCCTGCATTATTTGGATATTAACCCAGACAAGAATAATGACCAGCAGGTTAAGACACAGGAGCTTAAAGATGTGACGAACATGTCCACGAAAGATGCCGTCGCTCAATTGCAAAAAACGTACGAGCATGTCTCCGTAGTTGGGAACGGCGGGAAAGTCGAAGCCACTCTCCCAGAAGCAGGGACGACAACGCTAAATGGCGAGCGTATCATTGTCATTACCGATCAGCCGAAAATGCCTGACCTGACAGGATGGTCATTACGGGATGTTCAAAGGCTGGCAGACTATTTTAATTTAAAAATGGAAACAATGGGCAGTGGATATGTCGTGAAGCAAAGTATCGCAAAAGGTTCAAAACTTAAAGATGATGGTTATCTTGTGGTAGAACTTTCGCCGCCCGAGTAA